A region of Bacteroidota bacterium DNA encodes the following proteins:
- a CDS encoding MMPL family transporter, giving the protein MWSKLADFILKYRWQSLLAILLTTVFFGYYASKVQLAYDFAKIIPADDPDYIDYIKFKNTFGEDGSLLVIGVQSDKIFEYNFFKDWADLTTKIENIEGIEKVVSLSNIQTIYRNDTTQTLSLSPLLTTKIANQTELDSFKTKVADLKFYNGFLYNPENNVTLLAITLKKDVLDSKGRIPLVLSIEKAADAFGVKNNCEMHYSGLPYIRTLMSSKVADEIEIFIYLSILITAVFIFVFFRFLSAVILSLLVVIIGVICTVGTTALFGYKMSLLTGIIPPLMVIVGVQNCIYLLNVYHQEFLKHNDKIKAIKELIAKNGLALFLTNITTAIGFCVFSFSGSSMLDQFSVVSGINIMLIYIISLVLIPIVYSYLPAPKIKHTKHLKAKRLNKVLAYCNYLVYKKRKAIYIGTILLVLVSIGGALMVDETGYVVDDLPQDNKVYKDLKFFETNLKGILPYEISIDTKKPNGVKDYVTLQKINRLEKELSKVPEFSRGVSVVDFLKFANQGMHYGDPKYYQVPDVLDISEIVNYLPKQTGKVNLLKSMVDSNFQTARVSIQMADVGSQKIKNIHKLVQQKVDSIFDKTKYDVKLTGTSAIFLKGNDYLIDNLLSSVFWALLLNSFMMIFLFASWRMMLISLLPNIIPLIVTIGIMGFFHIRLKPSTIIIFSIAYGIVVDFTIHYLAKYRHSLKKNNWDMSIAIPESLNEAGPSIIYTAVALFGGFIVFAASSFGGTVALGILTSLSLVFGMLMNLLLLPSLLLSLEKSINNKKEFDTTFVEVEPED; this is encoded by the coding sequence ATGTGGAGCAAATTAGCTGATTTTATTCTTAAATATAGATGGCAAAGCCTTTTAGCCATTTTATTAACAACCGTTTTTTTCGGTTACTACGCAAGCAAAGTTCAACTGGCTTACGATTTTGCCAAAATTATTCCGGCCGATGACCCGGATTATATTGATTACATAAAATTTAAAAACACTTTTGGCGAAGATGGAAGCTTGCTGGTAATAGGAGTGCAGTCGGATAAAATATTTGAATACAACTTTTTTAAAGACTGGGCTGATTTAACCACCAAAATAGAAAACATTGAAGGGATAGAGAAGGTTGTTTCGCTAAGTAATATCCAAACCATATACCGGAACGATACGACACAAACCTTGAGCTTAAGTCCGTTATTAACGACTAAAATAGCTAACCAAACGGAATTAGATAGTTTTAAAACCAAGGTGGCCGACCTTAAATTTTACAACGGCTTTTTATACAACCCTGAAAACAATGTAACCCTTTTAGCCATTACGCTTAAAAAAGATGTATTGGATAGCAAAGGCAGAATTCCATTAGTACTTAGCATAGAAAAAGCTGCGGATGCATTTGGGGTAAAAAATAACTGCGAAATGCATTATTCGGGTTTGCCTTATATAAGAACTTTAATGAGTAGTAAGGTAGCTGACGAAATAGAAATATTTATTTACCTTTCTATATTAATAACGGCTGTTTTTATTTTCGTATTCTTTAGGTTTTTAAGTGCCGTTATATTGTCGTTGCTGGTAGTTATTATAGGTGTTATATGCACCGTTGGTACCACTGCCTTGTTTGGTTATAAAATGAGTTTGCTTACGGGCATTATTCCTCCTTTAATGGTTATAGTAGGTGTGCAGAATTGTATTTACCTGCTAAACGTATACCACCAGGAGTTTTTAAAACACAACGATAAAATTAAAGCCATTAAAGAGTTGATTGCTAAAAATGGTTTGGCTTTGTTTTTAACCAATATTACTACCGCCATAGGCTTCTGTGTATTTAGTTTTTCGGGCAGTTCTATGCTTGACCAATTCTCTGTAGTATCTGGCATTAATATTATGCTTATTTACATTATCAGTTTGGTGTTAATTCCTATTGTGTACAGTTATTTACCGGCACCAAAAATTAAGCATACCAAACATTTAAAAGCCAAACGATTAAATAAAGTATTGGCTTACTGTAATTACCTGGTGTACAAAAAACGCAAAGCCATTTATATTGGAACCATTCTGTTGGTTTTGGTAAGTATAGGCGGAGCTTTGATGGTTGATGAAACAGGTTACGTGGTTGATGATTTACCACAAGACAATAAAGTATACAAAGACTTAAAGTTTTTTGAAACCAATTTAAAGGGAATTTTACCTTACGAAATATCCATTGATACCAAGAAACCGAATGGCGTAAAAGACTATGTTACCCTACAAAAAATTAACAGGCTGGAAAAAGAATTGTCCAAAGTACCTGAGTTTAGCAGAGGTGTTTCCGTAGTCGATTTTTTAAAGTTTGCCAACCAGGGCATGCACTATGGCGACCCTAAATATTACCAGGTACCGGATGTGTTGGATATAAGCGAAATAGTAAACTACCTGCCTAAGCAAACAGGGAAAGTAAATTTACTCAAATCAATGGTTGATAGTAATTTTCAAACGGCCCGTGTAAGTATTCAAATGGCTGATGTGGGTTCGCAAAAAATAAAAAACATTCATAAGCTGGTACAACAAAAAGTTGATTCCATTTTTGATAAAACCAAGTACGATGTAAAGCTGACCGGTACCAGTGCTATATTTTTAAAAGGCAACGATTACCTCATCGATAATTTATTAAGTTCTGTATTTTGGGCTTTGTTGTTAAACTCGTTCATGATGATATTTTTATTTGCTTCGTGGCGCATGATGCTGATATCGCTTTTACCTAACATCATTCCATTAATAGTTACCATTGGTATTATGGGCTTTTTCCATATACGCCTAAAACCTTCTACCATTATTATATTCAGTATTGCTTATGGTATTGTAGTTGACTTTACTATTCACTATTTAGCCAAATACCGCCATAGTTTAAAGAAAAACAACTGGGATATGAGTATAGCCATTCCTGAAAGTTTAAATGAGGCAGGTCCGAGTATTATTTATACTGCGGTAGCCTTGTTTGGTGGGTTTATTGTATTTGCTGCCAGCTCATTTGGTGGCACAGTAGCCTTGGGAATACTTACCTCTCTATCGTTGGTATTTGGTATGCTGATGAATTTATTATTGCTGCCATCTTTGTTGTTATCGTTAGAAAAATCAATCAACAACAAAAAGGAATTTGATACCACTTTTGTAGAGGTAGAGCCGGAAGATTAA